A part of Arachis hypogaea cultivar Tifrunner chromosome 12, arahy.Tifrunner.gnm2.J5K5, whole genome shotgun sequence genomic DNA contains:
- the LOC112726468 gene encoding putative disease resistance protein RGA3 isoform X1, which yields MADVVSGVASTLLGNLATKSFQEIALACGLKDDVKNFESSLRTINAYLIDAENKQAKNCSIDEWLKQLREAFDDAGDILDEIEYEAKLNEVIKMYGSICTKVRRFFSYTSNPLAFRIRMAHKIKDMKQKMDEKIREGRDLGIVEQHVNTPALEHNLPWRETASSLSFRVSGRLEEKEEIINSLMTQKSQANGIDVISVVGIGGLGKTTLAQMVYNDTRVNEHFDPLIWVCVSDDFDVKKLIRRIIHAASKRENVVDANSSLEYMISLLNEMLHGKKFLLVLDDVWNENHSKWDELRNHLLEAGGHKGSKIIVTTRSQKVADIVGGILSMKLKELPENECWRLFAKCAFQEEKEEEKYPRLKQIGEQIVKRCKGVPLAITTLGCLLRSKSHDENEWRKIRDSEVWNLNQEETDILPSLKLSYNHLPPQVKLCFSYCSCFPKDYEYLLIELIMFWMAHGLLQPTREEEDAEDIGELYIKKLVSASLLQIEGDSDPFLDFKNLMTFKKLKMHDLVHDVAQLTMKKSSKTRTVIHEGQQEASIEWTSNKFNYLRVLELTEDMELSSLSDDCFVTMKKHLRFLYLENRPSLKKLTDSICKMQNLQILRLDGFPKNMKNLIYLQYLFMMETKITSLSSMNIGRFQQLKFLYLRCPKLVSVPSAVSRLTTLKKLFFLWCEDLVNFEDEEEEGKQHVNLNLQVFFIYGSEKLDALPKWLERATKLRYLRIRTTGIKSLPTRPMTSLEELYIYDCKELSSLPNMDQTHNLQYLSIYDCPTLYERYNKQTGPYWPQMAKIPHCEIY from the exons ATGGCTGATGTTGTTTCTGGTGTGGCATCAACACTCTTAGGCAATCTAGCAACAAAATCTTTTCAAGAGATTGCTCTGGCATGTGGTCTTAAAGATGATGTAAAAAACTTTGAAAGTTCTTTGAGAACCATCAATGCATATCTCATAGATGCTGAGAACAAGCAAGCAAAAAACTGCAGTATAGATGAGTGGTTGAAGCAACTCAGAGAGGCATTTGATGACGCTGGTGACATATTAGATGAAATAGAGTATGAAGCAAAACTTAATGAAGTGATCAAAATGTATGGAAGCATTTGCACGAAGGTCCGCCGGTTCTTCTCATATACAAGTAATCCACTTGCATTTCGCATCAGAATGGCCCACAAAATCAAAGATATGAAACAGAAGATGGATGAAAAAATAAGAGAAGGGAGAGACTTGGGTATAGTTGAACAACATGTCAACACTCCAGCTCTAGAGCACAATTTACCATGGCGAGAGACTGCTTCTTCATTGTCTTTCCGTGTGTCTGGTAGACTTGAAGAGAAAGAGGAGATTATAAATTCATTGATGACACAAAAATCACAAGCTAATGGTATTGATGTGATCTCAGTTGTTGGGATTGGAGGTTTGGGAAAGACTACACTTGCACAAATGGTTTACAATGATACCCGAGTGAATGAGCATTTTGATCCCTTAATATGGGTGTGTGTATCTGATGATTTTGATGTCAAGAAGCTAATACGAAGAATCATTCATGCGGCCTCAAAGAGAGAGAATGTGGTGGATGCAAATTCTAGTTTGGAATATATGATATCTCTTCTCAATGAAATGTTGCATGGTAAAAAATTCTTACTCGTGTTAGACGATGTTTGGAATGAAAACCACAGCAAATGGGATGAATTGAGAAATCACTTGTTAGAAGCAGGTGGTCACAAAGGCAGCAAAATTATAGTGACCACTCGTAGCCAAAAAGTTGCTGACATTGTGGGGGGTATTCTTTCAATGAAGTTAAAAGAACTTCCTGAGAATGAATGTTGGAGGCTGTTTGCAAAATGTGCATTTcaagaagagaaggaagaagagaagtaCCCAAGGCTAAAGCAAATTGGGGAGCAAATTGTTAAAAGATGCAAAGGAGTACCCTTGGCTATAACAACTTTGGGTTGCTTGCTTAGATCAAAATCTCATGATGAAAATGAGTGGAGAAAAATAAGGGATAGTGAGGTGTGGAATCTCAATCAAGAAGAAACTGACATTTTGCCATCACTCAAATTGAGTTACAATCACTTGCCACCACAAGTAAAGCTATGTTTTTCATACTGCTCTTGTTTTCCAAAGGATTATGAGTACTTGCTTATTGAGTTGATTATGTTCTGGATGGCTCATGGACTCCTCCAACCTACACGCGAAGAAGAAGATGCAGAAGATATTGGGGAGTTGTATATTAAGAAGCTTGTTTCAGCATCTTTACTTCAAATTGAAGGAGATTCTGACCCCTtccttgatttcaaaaatttaatgacATTTAAAAAACTCAAAATGCATGATCTTGTACATGATGTTGCACAATTAACAATGAAAAAGTCGAGCAAGACAAGAACCGTTATACATGAGGGACAACAAGAAGCATCCATAGAATGGACCTCTAACAAGTTCAACTATCTGAGGGTGTTGGAACTAACAGAAGATATGGAGTTGAGCTCGTTGTCTGATGATTGCTTTGTCACAATGAAGAAGCACTTGAGATTTCTCTATCTTGAAAATCGTCCTAGTTTGAAAAAGTTAACTGATTCCATTTGTAAGATGCAAAATTTGCAGATTTTGCGCCTTGATGGGTTtcccaaaaacatgaaaaatctcaTCTATCTTCAATATTTGTTTATGATGGAGACAAAAATTACAAGTTTGTCCTCAATGAACATAGGGCGCTTCCAACAACTCAAATTCTTGTATCTTCGTTGTCCAAAGCTAGTGTCCGTACCAAGTGCTGTTAGTCGCTTGACTACTTTAAAGAAGCTGTTTTTTCTTTGGTGTGAAGATCTGGTGAATTttgaggatgaagaggaagaaggaaaGCAACATGTGAATTTAAACCTTCAAGTATTCTTTATCTATGGATCAGAAAAGTTAGATGCTTTACCAAAATGGCTTGAAAGAGCTACTAAATTGCGATATTTGAGAATAAGGACAACAGGGATAAAATCATTGCCCACAAGGCCGATGACCTCTCTTGAAGAACTTTACATCTATGATTGTAAGGAATTGTCATCTCTTCCCAACATGGATCAAACTCATAATCTTCAGTATTTATCGATATATGATTGTCCTACATTATATGAAAGGTACAATAAGCAGACAGGTCCATATTGGCCCCAAATGGCTAAAATCCCACACTGTGAG ATTTATTAA
- the LOC112726468 gene encoding putative disease resistance protein RGA3 isoform X2: MYGSICTKVRRFFSYTSNPLAFRIRMAHKIKDMKQKMDEKIREGRDLGIVEQHVNTPALEHNLPWRETASSLSFRVSGRLEEKEEIINSLMTQKSQANGIDVISVVGIGGLGKTTLAQMVYNDTRVNEHFDPLIWVCVSDDFDVKKLIRRIIHAASKRENVVDANSSLEYMISLLNEMLHGKKFLLVLDDVWNENHSKWDELRNHLLEAGGHKGSKIIVTTRSQKVADIVGGILSMKLKELPENECWRLFAKCAFQEEKEEEKYPRLKQIGEQIVKRCKGVPLAITTLGCLLRSKSHDENEWRKIRDSEVWNLNQEETDILPSLKLSYNHLPPQVKLCFSYCSCFPKDYEYLLIELIMFWMAHGLLQPTREEEDAEDIGELYIKKLVSASLLQIEGDSDPFLDFKNLMTFKKLKMHDLVHDVAQLTMKKSSKTRTVIHEGQQEASIEWTSNKFNYLRVLELTEDMELSSLSDDCFVTMKKHLRFLYLENRPSLKKLTDSICKMQNLQILRLDGFPKNMKNLIYLQYLFMMETKITSLSSMNIGRFQQLKFLYLRCPKLVSVPSAVSRLTTLKKLFFLWCEDLVNFEDEEEEGKQHVNLNLQVFFIYGSEKLDALPKWLERATKLRYLRIRTTGIKSLPTRPMTSLEELYIYDCKELSSLPNMDQTHNLQYLSIYDCPTLYERYNKQTGPYWPQMAKIPHCEIY; the protein is encoded by the exons ATGTATGGAAGCATTTGCACGAAGGTCCGCCGGTTCTTCTCATATACAAGTAATCCACTTGCATTTCGCATCAGAATGGCCCACAAAATCAAAGATATGAAACAGAAGATGGATGAAAAAATAAGAGAAGGGAGAGACTTGGGTATAGTTGAACAACATGTCAACACTCCAGCTCTAGAGCACAATTTACCATGGCGAGAGACTGCTTCTTCATTGTCTTTCCGTGTGTCTGGTAGACTTGAAGAGAAAGAGGAGATTATAAATTCATTGATGACACAAAAATCACAAGCTAATGGTATTGATGTGATCTCAGTTGTTGGGATTGGAGGTTTGGGAAAGACTACACTTGCACAAATGGTTTACAATGATACCCGAGTGAATGAGCATTTTGATCCCTTAATATGGGTGTGTGTATCTGATGATTTTGATGTCAAGAAGCTAATACGAAGAATCATTCATGCGGCCTCAAAGAGAGAGAATGTGGTGGATGCAAATTCTAGTTTGGAATATATGATATCTCTTCTCAATGAAATGTTGCATGGTAAAAAATTCTTACTCGTGTTAGACGATGTTTGGAATGAAAACCACAGCAAATGGGATGAATTGAGAAATCACTTGTTAGAAGCAGGTGGTCACAAAGGCAGCAAAATTATAGTGACCACTCGTAGCCAAAAAGTTGCTGACATTGTGGGGGGTATTCTTTCAATGAAGTTAAAAGAACTTCCTGAGAATGAATGTTGGAGGCTGTTTGCAAAATGTGCATTTcaagaagagaaggaagaagagaagtaCCCAAGGCTAAAGCAAATTGGGGAGCAAATTGTTAAAAGATGCAAAGGAGTACCCTTGGCTATAACAACTTTGGGTTGCTTGCTTAGATCAAAATCTCATGATGAAAATGAGTGGAGAAAAATAAGGGATAGTGAGGTGTGGAATCTCAATCAAGAAGAAACTGACATTTTGCCATCACTCAAATTGAGTTACAATCACTTGCCACCACAAGTAAAGCTATGTTTTTCATACTGCTCTTGTTTTCCAAAGGATTATGAGTACTTGCTTATTGAGTTGATTATGTTCTGGATGGCTCATGGACTCCTCCAACCTACACGCGAAGAAGAAGATGCAGAAGATATTGGGGAGTTGTATATTAAGAAGCTTGTTTCAGCATCTTTACTTCAAATTGAAGGAGATTCTGACCCCTtccttgatttcaaaaatttaatgacATTTAAAAAACTCAAAATGCATGATCTTGTACATGATGTTGCACAATTAACAATGAAAAAGTCGAGCAAGACAAGAACCGTTATACATGAGGGACAACAAGAAGCATCCATAGAATGGACCTCTAACAAGTTCAACTATCTGAGGGTGTTGGAACTAACAGAAGATATGGAGTTGAGCTCGTTGTCTGATGATTGCTTTGTCACAATGAAGAAGCACTTGAGATTTCTCTATCTTGAAAATCGTCCTAGTTTGAAAAAGTTAACTGATTCCATTTGTAAGATGCAAAATTTGCAGATTTTGCGCCTTGATGGGTTtcccaaaaacatgaaaaatctcaTCTATCTTCAATATTTGTTTATGATGGAGACAAAAATTACAAGTTTGTCCTCAATGAACATAGGGCGCTTCCAACAACTCAAATTCTTGTATCTTCGTTGTCCAAAGCTAGTGTCCGTACCAAGTGCTGTTAGTCGCTTGACTACTTTAAAGAAGCTGTTTTTTCTTTGGTGTGAAGATCTGGTGAATTttgaggatgaagaggaagaaggaaaGCAACATGTGAATTTAAACCTTCAAGTATTCTTTATCTATGGATCAGAAAAGTTAGATGCTTTACCAAAATGGCTTGAAAGAGCTACTAAATTGCGATATTTGAGAATAAGGACAACAGGGATAAAATCATTGCCCACAAGGCCGATGACCTCTCTTGAAGAACTTTACATCTATGATTGTAAGGAATTGTCATCTCTTCCCAACATGGATCAAACTCATAATCTTCAGTATTTATCGATATATGATTGTCCTACATTATATGAAAGGTACAATAAGCAGACAGGTCCATATTGGCCCCAAATGGCTAAAATCCCACACTGTGAG ATTTATTAA